The DNA window CCAATGCCAGCGAACCTCAGCGTCCAGTTTTTCCGCCAGGTCCATCACGATGTCAGGCTCAAGACCCACCGCGCCAGTATCGGTACGGATAACCCAGGGCGAATTTTCGGTGACGCCCACGTCCAGGAAACCGCCTTTGACCTTATCAAGCGTACCCTCGATATCCCGCGGATAACGGCAGCTCGACAAAGCGGCGATGCTCAGGAGGAGAATCAGGAGGGCGAGACGCCCAAGGAGGCGCCGTCCGGCTGACAGCGATGATCCAGTCCTCTCGGGCCTGCTGTACCTGATCACATTATCATCCTTGACTCAGGGGCGGTTGAGCTCCTCCTGCTCTAGTCTTCCAGAGGCTGTGGTGCGCCTCTGGAAGAGTCGCGGTGATCAGTAATCACCACTGAATCAACCGTAGCAGCCGCCAAAGTCAGAGCCAATTACCGCTTCTCCATCACTCCCGCTGCCGCTCCCCCAGCATACGCGCCAGCACATCTTCATCGGCAGACCGGCGCCGGTGCACGAACACCATGACCACATGGCCAACGATCATCGCGAGAAGCGCCCAACCCAACCAACTGTGTAGCACGCCCGGGGCGGTCATCCAGTCAATCTCGCCCTCGAAGCCCGGCATTAGTGAGAGGCCAAGGGGCGAGAACTCGCGCCCGGAGCCGTACTGGCGTAACAGTCCGATCAAAGGGATAACCACCATCAATCCGTACAGAACCAGATGCCCCAACTGGGCCATAACGTTGAGCGGCGGCGGCCGATGGCCTCGGTTATGCAGAGACCAGAGGCCGCGGATGATGACCAGAACAATCAGCAGCAAACCAACGGTTTTGTGCGTGCCCCACAGGAATTGCTCAATGGCGGTGTCCTCAAGCAGCCAGTGCGCAAGTGCAGACGCAAACTGCCAAAGCAGGATCACGGCCATGCCCCAGTGCAGCATCCGGCTGACGGAGCCATAGCGTTGTTCGTTGTCTTGCAACTGCCAATGAGCGGTGGCCATGAGGATTCCTTTCTGAAACTGGGACGGATGGTATTTCAGTGGGGCTGACCGCACCCTCGGACTCGAGCCCAACCCGAACTGAAGTCCAGCCCAAACTAAAGCGATAGTCCCGTTATACCGGGCTCCTCCAGCAGCGCCAAGCAAAGGTGGACGCCCAATTTTTCCGTACGGCCGGTAGTTCGTCCACAACAGCCGAAACACAACGGTGCCAGCAAATAAGGAAACAATGCGAAAAGCGCGACGCGAACAATAGTCATATGCGAATGTGAATTGAACGCATTTGAAAACCTATCTATGCTACGCCTCCATTGCATAGGTTAAGGCCGCCTGGATGCCTCCCGAATCTCAGAGTTCGCCGTCAGTTACCGCAGTTAGGGCTGACACCCACCGCGGGCAACGCAAAAAAGCCGGATTTCGGGGCGGCCTGCTGCGCCAAATGCTGACCTGGCATTGGATAAGCTCGGCCCTGGCACTGTTTGGGATGCTCATCTTTGCGGTGACCGGATTCACCCTGAACCACGCCGGTCAGATTGGCGCCGAACCGGTCGTGGAAACCGTAGAAACAGAGCTCCCCGAGCCTGTGCTCAACGAATTGATAGGGTTTCAGGCGGAAGGGCAAAAGCATTTGCCCGAAAGTCTGGTCAGTTGGCTGGACGAAGCTCACGCGATCCGTCTTGGCGGGGGACAGCAGGAATGGTCCGAGTATGAGCTTTACGTGTCCCTGCCCCGGCCCGGCGGCGATGCCTGGCTGAGCATCGAGTTACCGGGCGGCGCGGTTGTCTACGAGTCGACCGAACGCGGCTGGGTCGCCTACTTCAACGACCTGCACAAAGGCCGGAACACCGGTACGGCCTGGAGCTGGTTTATCGACTTTTTTGCCCTGGGCTGCGTGATTTTCTGCCTGACCGGCCTTGCGGTGTTGTGGTTGCACTCCCGCGAGCGAGCGGCGGTCTGGCCGGTGACAGGCCTGGGCGTTCTTATGCCCCTTTTGCTTCTGCTGCTGTTTGTTCATTGAGGCTGTTATGTCGAAACGACTTTTCATGACGTTAAAACAATGGATGGCCCTGGGCCTGATGACTGCAGCGGCGCCTTTTTCTGCAGCCGCCGAGTTGGCGCTTGAGGTTGAGATCCCCCGGCTTCAGGTTGCGGAGTACCACCGGCCCTATGTCGCAATCTGGATAGAGACTGATAAAGGCGCGCACCAGCAAAACCTCGCGCTGTGGTTTGACCACGACATGGACGATAACGAAGGCACCAAGTGGCTCAAGGATCTTCGCCTCTGGTGGCGCCGCAGCGGCAGGGAAGAGTCTTTTCCCGTCGACGGTTACGCCGGCGCGACCCGCCCGGTGGGCACCCACAGGCTGACGTTCTCCGACCAGCAGGCGCCCCTCAACGCCCTGCCACCCGGCAAGTACAAGCTCGTTGTAGAGGCAGCCAGGGAAGTAGGCGGTCGGGAAATGATCCGCCTGCCTTTCGAGTGGCCCATCAATACCCCTCAGAACACATCCGCCGAGGGTGAGCACGAACTCGGGCACATCCAGCTGAACCTGAACCCCTAAAGCAACATTCCGGAGACAGAGACATGACTGTAAAAAATCTGGCAGCCTGCGCCCTGGCGCTCCTTACGGTTGGGGTTTCGCTCCAGGCCCAGGCCCATCGCGCCTGGATGCTACCCTCAGCCACAGTGCTATCCGGCGATGAAGCCTGGGTGACGGTCGACGGGGCAATATCCAACAGCGTGTTCTACTTTGAGCACCATCCCCTGCGACTGGATCAGCTCGAGGTACGTTCTCCCAGCGGCAAGTCCGTCGAGGCGCAGAACCAGGCGCAGGGCATGTACCGCTCGGTTTTCGACGTGGAACTGGTAGAGGACGGCACCTACACCCTGGAGATACATAATAACGGCGTCTTCGCCCGCTATAAGCTGGACGGTGAGACCAAGCGCTGGCGCGGAACTTTCGACGAAATCGATGAGATACCGGATGGCGTGGATGACCTGAGTATGAGCGAGACAGACCGCCGCATTCAGGTATTCGTCACCAAAGGTGCACCAACACCCGGCACCTTCAAGGTTAGGGGTGAAGGTTTGGAGATGCAGCCGATTACTCACCCCAATGACCTGTTTGCGGGCGAAGCCGCACAGTTCAGATTTCTGCTGGACGGCAAGGCCGCAGCCGGCCTGGAAGTCACCGTTATCAGGGACGGAATCCGCTACCGGGATCAGGTTAACGAGCAGGTATTGAAAACCAATGAAGACGGCGTCGTCGAGATTCTGTGGGACGAGCCCGGCATGTACTGGCTGGAAGCCGAGTCCGAGTTGGACAGTAAAAAGCTCGAGGATGCGTCCCGCCACGTGGGCTACAGCGCAACGCTTGAGGTACTGCCTCTTTGAGCCTATGGCTTAAGCTCGCGATTGTGGGCTTGATCGCAGGACTTGTAGCGGTATGGCAGCTTGGGGACGTCGACCCGGCGCGACGCTGGCTCGCGTCCCTCTCCTTGCTGCTTTACGCCGTCATTCTGCTGCGATACAGCCAGAGAACCAAGCCGGCGCACAACAGTACTCCGGAGCAGAATCCGGACGGGTGCGACTACCTCATCGCCTTCGCGACAGAGACCGGCACCGCGCGTGCGCTGGCCCTTAAAACCCAAAAATGGCTTAAAAAGAGCGGCATCAGAACATCGCGCGCAGAGCTGAACCGCCTGCGTGATTTCCCCGCGCCGCGGCGCGCGCTTTTATTGGTCGTCAGCACAACCGGGAGCGGCGATCCGCCAAAAACAGGCAACCAATGGCTCGACGCCGGTGATCTTCCGGATGATTTCTCCCGCTGCCATTATGCTGTTCTCGCACTGGGCGATCGTACTTACCCCAACTTCTGCGGCTTTGGCCTGGAGGTCGCGGCGTGGCTGCGGGCTTTCGGTGCAACCCCCCTGTTTGATCCGGTACTGGTGAGCCAGGAAGATCCGCAGTCCGTTAACTACTGGTTCCGGCAACTGAAATCGAAAGGGCTGCCCTGATCGGGACCGCCGCCTGGGCCGAGGTCCGTAAGCGCACCTGTCGCTTCGCATACAACCCGCTTGCACTGTCGGGTTTTCGTCCACATAATCGCAAACGATAATTGTTAATATTAGCGATCCATCCAGATCGCGAACGTTCATTACATGGAGCCCACAATGAAAAGCATGTTTCGCCCTGCCCCGCTGGCGCTGATTGCCGCCACGGCTTTGACGGCTGGTTGTGCCAACAGCCCCTGGTCTGGACACAGTGAAAAGGCCGGTAAAGCGTCGGAGCCTGCCACCAAAGCAGCCGTCGTTTCGCATTACGCCGATCTGGCCCACGCCAACTATGAAGACGCACTGATCACCGCGCGGGCGCTGGACGAAGCTACCGATCGGCTGATTGCCAACCCAACCGAAGCGAATCTGCAGGCCGCCAAGGAAGCCTGGCTGGCCGCGCGGGTCCCCTATCAGCAAACGGAGGTGTTCCGGTTCGGTAATGCCATCGTTGATGACTGGGAAGGCCAGCTCAATGCCTGGCCCCTGGATGAAGGTCTGATCGACTATGTGCAGGCCGGCGACTATCAGCACGAATTGGGCAACGCAGGTGCCACTGCCAACATCATTGCCAGCAACAACGTCAACGTGGGCGGCACTGCTGTGGACGTTTCAGCGTTGACCCCTGAATTGCTGGCCAACCTGAATGAGATCGGTGGATCCGAGGCGAACGTCGCCACTGGCTACCACGCGGTTGAATTCCTGCTCTGGGGCCAGGACCTGCACGGCTTCAAAGCTGGCGCCGGCGAGCGGCCAGTTACCGATTACGCTAAAGGCTCTGATTGCACCAACGGCAACTGCGAACGCCGCGGCGCGTACCTGGATGCCGTGACCGACCTTCTGGTTGCTGATCTGGAGTGGATGGTTGACCAGTGGGCCGATGGCAGCAACGGTAACTATCGTGCTCAGCTGACCTCAGCCGACGCTGGCGAAGGCGTTCAGAAGATGCTGTTTGGCATGGGCTCCCTCTCCCTGGGCGAGCTCGCGGGTGAGCGCATGAAAGTCGCACTTGAGGCCAACTCCTATGAAGACGAGCACGACTGTTTCAGCGACAATACCCACAACTCGCATTACTACAATGGCCAGGGCATCCGGAATGTCTATACCGGAACCTACCGTCGGGTCGACGGCAAGCTGGTCACGGGCCCGTCCCTGTCCGACCTTGTTGAGCAGAACAA is part of the Hydrocarboniclastica marina genome and encodes:
- a CDS encoding cytochrome b, with protein sequence MATAHWQLQDNEQRYGSVSRMLHWGMAVILLWQFASALAHWLLEDTAIEQFLWGTHKTVGLLLIVLVIIRGLWSLHNRGHRPPPLNVMAQLGHLVLYGLMVVIPLIGLLRQYGSGREFSPLGLSLMPGFEGEIDWMTAPGVLHSWLGWALLAMIVGHVVMVFVHRRRSADEDVLARMLGERQRE
- a CDS encoding PepSY-associated TM helix domain-containing protein; its protein translation is MPPESQSSPSVTAVRADTHRGQRKKAGFRGGLLRQMLTWHWISSALALFGMLIFAVTGFTLNHAGQIGAEPVVETVETELPEPVLNELIGFQAEGQKHLPESLVSWLDEAHAIRLGGGQQEWSEYELYVSLPRPGGDAWLSIELPGGAVVYESTERGWVAYFNDLHKGRNTGTAWSWFIDFFALGCVIFCLTGLAVLWLHSRERAAVWPVTGLGVLMPLLLLLLFVH
- a CDS encoding DUF2271 domain-containing protein, giving the protein MSKRLFMTLKQWMALGLMTAAAPFSAAAELALEVEIPRLQVAEYHRPYVAIWIETDKGAHQQNLALWFDHDMDDNEGTKWLKDLRLWWRRSGREESFPVDGYAGATRPVGTHRLTFSDQQAPLNALPPGKYKLVVEAAREVGGREMIRLPFEWPINTPQNTSAEGEHELGHIQLNLNP
- a CDS encoding DUF4198 domain-containing protein, translated to MTVKNLAACALALLTVGVSLQAQAHRAWMLPSATVLSGDEAWVTVDGAISNSVFYFEHHPLRLDQLEVRSPSGKSVEAQNQAQGMYRSVFDVELVEDGTYTLEIHNNGVFARYKLDGETKRWRGTFDEIDEIPDGVDDLSMSETDRRIQVFVTKGAPTPGTFKVRGEGLEMQPITHPNDLFAGEAAQFRFLLDGKAAAGLEVTVIRDGIRYRDQVNEQVLKTNEDGVVEILWDEPGMYWLEAESELDSKKLEDASRHVGYSATLEVLPL
- a CDS encoding flavodoxin domain-containing protein — encoded protein: MSLWLKLAIVGLIAGLVAVWQLGDVDPARRWLASLSLLLYAVILLRYSQRTKPAHNSTPEQNPDGCDYLIAFATETGTARALALKTQKWLKKSGIRTSRAELNRLRDFPAPRRALLLVVSTTGSGDPPKTGNQWLDAGDLPDDFSRCHYAVLALGDRTYPNFCGFGLEVAAWLRAFGATPLFDPVLVSQEDPQSVNYWFRQLKSKGLP
- a CDS encoding imelysin family protein translates to MKSMFRPAPLALIAATALTAGCANSPWSGHSEKAGKASEPATKAAVVSHYADLAHANYEDALITARALDEATDRLIANPTEANLQAAKEAWLAARVPYQQTEVFRFGNAIVDDWEGQLNAWPLDEGLIDYVQAGDYQHELGNAGATANIIASNNVNVGGTAVDVSALTPELLANLNEIGGSEANVATGYHAVEFLLWGQDLHGFKAGAGERPVTDYAKGSDCTNGNCERRGAYLDAVTDLLVADLEWMVDQWADGSNGNYRAQLTSADAGEGVQKMLFGMGSLSLGELAGERMKVALEANSYEDEHDCFSDNTHNSHYYNGQGIRNVYTGTYRRVDGKLVTGPSLSDLVEQNNAELDARLNRQLSASMQALAAMKAKAEASNNPMPFDNMIAPGNEAGAQTVNNAIMALVAQTGSIEQAARELGIEALSPDDAGHAF